A single genomic interval of Sceloporus undulatus isolate JIND9_A2432 ecotype Alabama chromosome 2, SceUnd_v1.1, whole genome shotgun sequence harbors:
- the PIRT gene encoding phosphoinositide-interacting protein, which yields MEIQPRDMEEGDKSPESKDLLTSQTASTLCISSRSESGWSAPPQNKWDVYHKPVIVLSVGGAVFLFGVAITSLTCLTMDQNKTMENSTTTDKKTTKEIFKLCGPAFLSLGLMLLVCGLVWIPIIRKKLRQKQKYHILQSIKSFFLNR from the coding sequence ATGGAAATCCAACCAAGAGACATGGAGGAGGGAGATAAGTCCCCTGAGTCCAAGGACCTGCTGACCAGTCAGACAGCCAGCACCTTGTGTATCAGCTCACGCAGTGAGTCTGGATGGAGTGCTCCACCACAGAACAAGTGGGATGTTTACCATAAGCCAGTCATTGTATTGTCAGTGGGTGGAGCGGTGTTCCTCTTTGGTGTGGCTATCACCAGCCTGACCTGCCTCACTATGGACCAAAACAAGACCATGGAGAACAGCACGACAACTGATAAAAAAACAACCAAGGAGATATTTAAACTGTGCGGGCCAGCCTTCCTGTCATTAGGCCTCATGCTGCTTGTGTGTGGGCTCGTCTGGATCCCCATCATCCGCAAAAAGCtgagacagaaacagaaataCCACATCCTTCAGAGCATTAAGTCTTTCTTCCTCAACCGCTGA